CTGCGAGAAGAAGACTTCGATATGGAGAAGAACGTCATCCTCGAAGAGATCGGGATGTACGACGACCGGCCGGACTGGCGGCTGCAGCACGAGTTGCTTGAGCGGTATTTCGGCCATCACCCGCTGGGCTTTCGAGTGTTGGGCACCCATGACACGGTCTCGAAGCTGACGGCGGAGGGGATGCGGAAGTATTTCGATCATCGCTATGCGAGCAATCAGATCGTTGTTGCGGCGGCGGGGCATGTGGATCACGCTCACCTGGTGAAGCGGGTTGGTGCCTTGACGGATCATTGGAAGGCTTCTGACCTCAATGGTCGTCATCCGGCGGAGCCAGCGGCGGCGGCAGGGCCCGTGACGGTTCAGGATGACAAGGCGGCGCGACACTACTCGGCTTTTGTGTGCCCGGCCCCCGGGATGCAGGATGAGCGGCGGTATGTCGCCAAGATTTTTGCGGACCTGGTCGGTGACGGCGAAGGTTCGCGGCTGTTTTGGGCGCTGATCGATCCGGGGCTGGCTGATGAGGCCGACCTCTCTTACGACCCTCATACCGATGGCGGGGTGTATATGGCGTACGTGGCTTGCCCGCCTGGCGATGCGGAGCGGGTTGAGACGATCCTGATGGAGACCCTCAAGTCGGTGGCCACGGACCTGGATGAAGATGAGTTGACACGAGCAAAAAATAAACTGGCCACGTCGGCGACGCTTCAAGGTGAACGGCCGAGCGGTCGGATGCACGCCATCGGTTCTCAGTGGCTCAATCTGGGGACCTACAGCACGCCCAGGGAAGAACTTGAGCGGCTGATGGCGGTGACGCGACAGGATGTGCTGAGTCTGATCGAGGCTTTTCCGATCGAGCCGCGAACGTGGGTGCGGATGTCACCTTCGGGGAAAGGCTGATCGATGCACCCGATCTCGGAGATTCTTGATGAGCTTCGTCAGGGGAAGATGATCGTTCTAGCGGACGACGAGCACCGCGAGAACGAGGGTGATCTGGTGATCGCGGCGCAGTTCATCACGCCTGAGGTGATCAGTTTCATGCTCCGTCAGGCGGCGGGGATGATGTGTATTGCGTTGAGCCCGGCGATCTGTGATCGGCTGCGGCTTGATCCGCAAGCGGTGGTTAATACGTCGTCTCGCAGCACGGCGTACACGGTGTCGGTGGATGCCCATGATCGTTACGGGGTGACGACAGGTGTGAGTGCGCAAGATCGGGTGACGACGCTTCGGCTGCTCGCTGATCCGGCGTCGGGTCCGATGGATTTTGTGCGGCCGGGGCATATCCACCCGCTGCGGGCTCGGGCGGGAGGTGTGCTGGTGCGTACCGGGCAGACGGAGGGATCGGTTGATCTGTGTCGCCTCGCGGGTCTTGAGGAGGCGGCGGTGATCATCGAAGTGATGAAGGGCGACGGCACCATGGCCCGGCGGCCGGACCTTGAGCGATTGTGCTCGGAGCACAACCTGAAGATGTGCACGGTGGCGGACGTGATCGAGCACCGTTTGTCTCGGGAGTTGCTGGTCGAGCGGGTCGATGAGGCCGAGATCGAGACGGCGGAGGGCCCATTTCGGCTGATTGCTTTTGAATCGCGCGTGGACCCGATGCCGCATGTGGCGTTGGTGAAGGGGGAGATCGGGCGACTCGACGCGGACGGGCTGCCAGTGGATATCGATGAGCCGGTGCTGGTTCGGATGCACAGCCAGAATCTGCTGGGTGATGTTTTTGGTGACGTGAGCAAGCCGTCGGGCCGATCGCTTCGGGCGGCGATGCGGAAGATCCAGGCTGAGGGGCGCGGCGCGGTGGTCTATCTCCGGCACGAGGGGATGGGTGCGGGGTTGCTCAAGCGATTGCAGACGCTAAAGGAATCGGAGCGTTCGGATGAGCCGCGGCCCCAGCCGGTGCGCAGTCAGGAGCATCCGGGGGTTCGCCCGCCCGCTCGCAAGCAGGACTACGGGATCGGGTCGCAGATCCTTCGGAATCTGGGGATTCGGCGTCTAAAGCTGCTGACCGATCACCCGTTTACGCCTACGGCGCTGAGCGGGTTTGGGCTGAGCATTGAGGGGTTCGAGGGGCTGCTGGATGACGCTTCAGAGGACTGAGGCGATCTCCCGATCACTCGTCATCGTTACTGATCCCGCGGTAGCCACGGCTCGGGGCATCCTCGTCTCTGGGCTGTGCTTGAGGCTCGTCCTCATCGTGGGCCGAGAGCACGCTATTGGAGTAGCCCCGGCTGCCTGAGGGCTGATCGGAATCAGACATCGAGGAGGCGGAAGGGTGCTCAGCGCGGAGGTCGTTGTGCCGATTGGTCGGGGCTTCGCCGCGAGGACGGGCCTCGTTGATGGTGAGCGGACGGTTATTAAACGGCTGACCGGCGAGCGCCTCGATGGCTTTGGCACCCTCATCGTGATTCGGCATCTCGACGAAGGCGAAGCCTCGCGGACGACCGGTTTCGCGGTCAAACACGAGGGTGGCTCGATCGACCACGCCAAAGGGCTTGAAGTGCTCGACGAGGTCCTGATCGGTGGTGTCGTAGGGCAGATTGCCGACGTAGATATTCACGCCCCTGTGTCCTTCATGGTGAGTTAATAAACGGCCGGGAACCCGCAGACAGCTTTGAACAACGCAGGATGCTTCCCGGTGTGACCTAGAACACTAGCCCGGAAAGCGGGTGAGTTCAAGGGCTGGGTCACGATGGTTTGATCAGCTCAGGAGCATTTCCAGGTCCTCGCGGGAGAGTTGCTGGAGGCCTTCGTCGGTCTGTTGCTGGTCGACGACGGCTTCGGCAAGCTGTTTTTTCCGCTTCTGGAGCTGCTGGATGCGTTGTTCGACGGTTCCCTCGCAGATCATGCGGTAGGCAAAGACGGGCTTGGTCTGGCCGATGCGGTGGGTTCGGTCGATGGCCTGGGCCTCGGCGGCGGGGTTCCACCAGGGGTCGAGGATGAAGACGTAGCCGGCGGCGGTGAGATTGAGGCCGACCCCGCCAGCCTTGAGGCTGATGAGGAAAGCGGGGATCGAGGCGCTGTTCTGGAATCGCTCGACCTCTTCCTTGCGGTTTCGGGTCTGGCCGTCGAGGTAGCACAACGGGATGCTCTTGGCCTCGAACCGCTTGCGGACCAAGGCGAGCATGGAGGTGAACTGGCTGAAGATGAGGACCTTGTGTCCTTCTTCGATCAGGTCTTCCATCATCTCCATCAGGGCGTCGAGCTTGGCCGAGGAGGTCTGGTCGTATTCGGACGAGATGAGCGCGGGATGGCAAGCGGCCTGCCGGAGACGGAGGAGGGCTTCGAGGACCATGACCGAGGAGTGACGCATGACCAGGTCGTTGCCGGTGGTGGCGCCAGCGGCGTCGAGCTGGGTGAGCAACTGGCCGCGGTAGTGGTCGCGCAGCTTGTCGTAGACCTTGCGCTGGTCGGGGTCCATGTCGCAGAGGATGGTCTGCTCGGTCTTGGGCGGGAGGTCCTTGAGGACCTGGTCCTTGGTCCGACGGAGGATCATCGGGCGCAGGGCGCGGGCGAGCTGCTGGATCGCTGGCATCACATCGTCTTCAACATCGTCGTCATCGTTAACGGCTTCGGCAGCAGTGACCCCACCGTTGGCGGGTGCCGTGCCATTGGTGACCCTAGCATTGGAGGCCTTGACGAGTTCGCTGAATCGGCTTGAGACGCCGAGCATGCCGGGGTTGAGATACTCGAAGATGGACCAGAGGTCGCCGAGGTGGTTCTCGATCGGCGTGCCGGTGAGGGCGAGTCGGTGGCGAGCTTCGATGAGTCGGCTGGCGCGGGCGACTTGGGACATCGGGTTCTTGATCGCCTGCGCCTCGTCGAGGATGGCGTAGTCGAAGGTGATCTCCTGGAGCTGCTCGACGTCACGGCGCATCAGGCCGTAGGAGGTCACCACGAGGTCGTAGCTGCCGAGTTTCTTGAGGTCCGCAGCGCGATCGGGTCCGGTGTAGGCGAGCACGCGAAGCTCTGGCGTGAATCGCTCGGCCTCGTCGATCCAGTTGAACACGACGGATCGCGGCGCGACGATGAGGGTCGGGTTAGTGACCGGCGAGCCCTGCGGCTGGTCAGGGTTGAGCGAGGGTTCATCGGAACCATGCCGGACACGAGCCTGGAGCATCGCGAGCACCTGGATCGTTTTACCAAGGCCCATGTCGTCGGCGAGGATCCCGCCCAGGCTGAGCTGGCGCAGAAAATGAAGCCACCCAAGACCGACACGCTGGTAGGTGCGGAGCTTGCCGTGGAAGGTCTCATCGGGGTCGATCGGCTCGACCGAAGCGCCCTGGGCCAGAGACGCGCGGAAGTTGTCGAAATGCTCATCGGTTTCGAGTGTGGTCTTGTCCGCGAGCATGGTGTCGAGGAGGGCAGCCTGCGAAGCGCGGAAGCGGAGGTGATCACCCTGAGCTTTGCCGAGTGCGGTCAGGAGTCCGCGATCGGCGAGCCATTCTTCTGGAAGGAGGCCGGTCGAGCCATCATCCAGCCGGACCAGATTCTGCCCGCTGCGGACGGCCTCGACGATCTGCGGGAGCCCAACGGTGACGGTCGCGCCGTCATCGGTGGTGTAGCTCACTTCGCCGCGGAGCTCGAACCAGTCGATACCCGAGCGGATGGCCAGGCGCGGGTCACTGGGGCGTCGCACAGCAGCGTCTTCAGCGAGGACGATCCACTGGCGGCTGATGAGGTCGGCCACGACGCCGAGAACGTCGCGCCGGCGGATCGAGAGCAACGGCCGGCCGTTGGGTGATGTGCCTGCCGAGCGGAGCCCGAGGATGCCGAGTCGTTCTGCGGCGGCACGTTCGGAAGAGCGGTCGCGGAGGACCAGATCAGTGGCGGTCGCCACGGCTTCGGTGGCTTCGGTGGCTTCGCCTTCAACGGGTTCAAGCGGGGCTTCCTGGGGCGCGATGTAGCTGCCCGGGGTGCCCCATTCGATCCGGGTGCCGGCGTAGTCGAACGACAGTTTGGCCAGGAGCTGCTGACGGCTGTTCGAGCTCTCTGCGACGCCATCCGCGGCGGAGAGGATCTCAAGTCGCGGGGTCGGTGTCGTTTGAACGACAGGACGGCCGACGCCCTCGGGCAGGTCGAGTTCGGGCAACTGCGGGAGCCTGTAAAGCCGGTCGAGGAAGCGTTCGACATCGGCCTTGGGGATCAGCAGCGAGCGGTCGCCATCGTCGATGGGATCGTTCTCACGAAACTGCCAGACCCAGCGGGAGGACCCGCCGTCTTCAAAGCAAGAGGCTCGGCCCTGGACCACAGCGACGCCACCCGACCCTGCGAGCAGCAGGGAGGGCTCATGGATGGGGACGTTGGCGTTGCCCCGGCGAAGCTCGGCGCTGAGGCGCAGGTTCTCGTTGGTGTCGTCCCACTGGCCAACCGCCCAGAGGGACCAGTGCCCCGCGTCATCCCACGACAGCGGCTGTTCGTTGGGGTGCTCAGGATCGGTGATGAGCACCGCCCTGCCGGTTGAGGCGACTAAGCGGAGCACGCGTTCGGTCGCGCTGCGGGGGACCGCGAACAGTGATCCGGAGCGATCACCACGCGAGACGGTGGTGTCCTCCGAGTCCGTCATGGTCGTGGCGCCAACGAGAAGCGTGGCGATCTCACGATCGGTTTCTTCAGTGAGCGTCGCCAGCGTCGAGGGTGCCAGGCGGAGAGCTCGGGGGCGACTCCAGCCGCGTGCAATAGGGGTCTGCTGCCGGAGTTCGAGGATCAGTTGGTGGTGGCGGTGAGACAACTCAACGCGAACAACGTACTGGATACGTCTGGGAGCCAGCAGGTCATCGACTTCGGGCTCGGTGTTCTCCATCGAACTGGGGCGGAGAAGGGTCAGGCGCCCGGACCACTCGGGTTCTGAGCGAACCGGCGAGCGTGATTCTTCGGGGCGTTTACGCGCTCGTGGCGGCCGGACGCTCAGCTCCCGGATCTGCCGGGCCAGCTCTGCGGTCCCCGCGATCGAGGGCCGGCTCTGGAGGTCCACCAGGCTGGCCCAGATGTGCCTGCAGAACAAACCGTTATCAAACACCTCGCACCCGCATTCAGCGATCGCCGCCCGGTCCTCCTTGCGGAGGATAACCAGGTGCTCCCCGTCATCGTTGACGAGGAACCGGACCAGTTCGGTCTCGGTCTCGGGTGTTGAGCGATCCACGGCACCAGCCTGCTGAAGCTGACGGCCACGGACCCGCTCATCACTCTGAAAGAAGGGTGACCACGACGTCACCAAGGACATAAGCATTCACCCCATCGTTCGGGACAGCGGTCTCTGAGTAAGAGGAACAAGGTTATCTCGCCAGCGTGTGCGGGGCAATCCGGCTCCCCGATCCAGCCGACTTTGACCTATCCTTCGCCGGTGGCTGAACCGGTGAACTTCCTGCTTGTACTTCCCTGGCTGTTGGGCTGGGCCCTGACGCTCGTCTGGTTCTGGCGGCGCGGGGTGATCGGTCCGCGGGCTCGGCTGGTGGCCTCCGCAGGACCGATCTCGCCTCTGGATGGCCTGGTCGCGATCCTGCTGGTGATCGGGGGGTCAACGGCGTTCGGTCTGGTCGTCCAGCAACTCGGCCTGAACGCGGAATCATCCAGCGACCTGACCAAGGCGTTGCTGATCCCTGCGGGTCAGTTCGCGTTTCTGGGGATCGCGGGACTCTACGGGCTGGTTGTGATGATGCAGGGGGCTAAGCACACAGCGCCGACGATCCATCACCTGGTGTTGATTACGGCAGGCGGGTGCGTCGCCACGATCACGCTTGGGCAGGGGACGGTGGTGGTGATCGCGTGGATCGGATCGTTACTGGGATTTGAAGCCCCGACGATCGCGCACAAGGGGCTGGTTGAGATCATTGCGGCTTCGGACCCACTGGTGCTGACCATCCGGCTGGCCTCGGCGTTGCTATTGGCACCGGTCTTCGAGGAACTGGTGTTTCGCGGAATTATCCAGCGGGCGATTCACAGCGCAATCGGGAGCATCTGGCCGACGCTGATCCTGACCTCACTGTTCTTCGGGCTCGTGCACGCTTCACTCGTTCCGTTGCAGGGATTGCCCGGACTGGTTGTGCTTGGTGTTATTTTCGGTTGGCTTTACGCGCGCACCGGGCGGCTGTGGGTTGCGATCGTCGCACACGTTGTCTTCAACGCATTCAATGTCGCGATGGCCTTCATCTTCTACGCGGCCTCAGTGCCGCCAGCTTCTTAGGATGAGCCTATGAACAAGACCATCGAATGGATTGGCGACGCTGACTCAGGATTCCTGCGACTCCTCGATCAGACCAGACTTCCTGGTGAGACGGTTTTTCTCGACTGTGCTGATGTTGATGCGGTCTGGCACGCGATCAAACGACTCTCGGTGCGTGGGGCACCGGCGATCGGAATCTCTGCAGCGTATGGCTGCGTGCTCGGGGCACGCGAGGGTAAGCTCGCCGAGTCGATTGCCTACCTCCGCACCTCGCGGCCGACGGCGGTCAATCTCTTTTGGGCCCTCGACCGCATTGAATCACTCGGTGACGCCGATGCCCACCGGGTGCTGAACGAGGCCAGGGCGATTCACGCGGAAGACGAGGCGATGTGCCAGCGTATCGGCGAGCACACCCTCGATATCCTCCAGAAGCTGACCGGTCAGAACCAGGATCGAGACCTGCGGCTGATTACCCATTGCAACACCGGTCGGCTGGCCACGGGTGGGATCGGAACCGCCGTCGCCGGGGCCTATCTGGCCAAGCAGGCAGGCCGGAACGTGGTGGTCTTCGCTGACGAGACTCGCCCGCTGCTGCAAGGCGCACGACTGACGGCGTATGAGCTGGGCGAAGCGGGCATCGACGTTCGGGTTGGTTGTGATGGAGCCGCCAGCGAGGTCATGCGGTGCGGGATGGTCGATGCGGCAATCGTGGGCGCTGATCGCATCGCCGCCAACGGCGACACGGCCAACAAGGTCGGCACCTGCGGACTCGCCGCTCTGGCGCGACACCACGGTATCCCTTTCCTGGTTGCAGCGCCAGTGACGACCTTCGATCTCAAGACCGCCAGCGGAGCCGAGATCCCGATCGAACAGCGAGCCGGAGAAGAAGTCACCGAGGGGATGGGACGACGAACCGCGCCACCGGGTGTCGCTGTCTTCAACCCGGCTTTCGACATCACACCCGCTGAGTTGATCACGGCGATCGTGACCGATCGTGGCGTTATCTCGCCCGTGAACGAAGTCGAAGTACGCCAACTCATCGGGGATTAACTCATCACGACACC
This Phycisphaeraceae bacterium DNA region includes the following protein-coding sequences:
- a CDS encoding CPBP family intramembrane glutamic endopeptidase, which translates into the protein MAEPVNFLLVLPWLLGWALTLVWFWRRGVIGPRARLVASAGPISPLDGLVAILLVIGGSTAFGLVVQQLGLNAESSSDLTKALLIPAGQFAFLGIAGLYGLVVMMQGAKHTAPTIHHLVLITAGGCVATITLGQGTVVVIAWIGSLLGFEAPTIAHKGLVEIIAASDPLVLTIRLASALLLAPVFEELVFRGIIQRAIHSAIGSIWPTLILTSLFFGLVHASLVPLQGLPGLVVLGVIFGWLYARTGRLWVAIVAHVVFNAFNVAMAFIFYAASVPPAS
- the ribB gene encoding 3,4-dihydroxy-2-butanone-4-phosphate synthase, which translates into the protein MHPISEILDELRQGKMIVLADDEHRENEGDLVIAAQFITPEVISFMLRQAAGMMCIALSPAICDRLRLDPQAVVNTSSRSTAYTVSVDAHDRYGVTTGVSAQDRVTTLRLLADPASGPMDFVRPGHIHPLRARAGGVLVRTGQTEGSVDLCRLAGLEEAAVIIEVMKGDGTMARRPDLERLCSEHNLKMCTVADVIEHRLSRELLVERVDEAEIETAEGPFRLIAFESRVDPMPHVALVKGEIGRLDADGLPVDIDEPVLVRMHSQNLLGDVFGDVSKPSGRSLRAAMRKIQAEGRGAVVYLRHEGMGAGLLKRLQTLKESERSDEPRPQPVRSQEHPGVRPPARKQDYGIGSQILRNLGIRRLKLLTDHPFTPTALSGFGLSIEGFEGLLDDASED
- a CDS encoding DEAD/DEAH box helicase, yielding MLMSLVTSWSPFFQSDERVRGRQLQQAGAVDRSTPETETELVRFLVNDDGEHLVILRKEDRAAIAECGCEVFDNGLFCRHIWASLVDLQSRPSIAGTAELARQIRELSVRPPRARKRPEESRSPVRSEPEWSGRLTLLRPSSMENTEPEVDDLLAPRRIQYVVRVELSHRHHQLILELRQQTPIARGWSRPRALRLAPSTLATLTEETDREIATLLVGATTMTDSEDTTVSRGDRSGSLFAVPRSATERVLRLVASTGRAVLITDPEHPNEQPLSWDDAGHWSLWAVGQWDDTNENLRLSAELRRGNANVPIHEPSLLLAGSGGVAVVQGRASCFEDGGSSRWVWQFRENDPIDDGDRSLLIPKADVERFLDRLYRLPQLPELDLPEGVGRPVVQTTPTPRLEILSAADGVAESSNSRQQLLAKLSFDYAGTRIEWGTPGSYIAPQEAPLEPVEGEATEATEAVATATDLVLRDRSSERAAAERLGILGLRSAGTSPNGRPLLSIRRRDVLGVVADLISRQWIVLAEDAAVRRPSDPRLAIRSGIDWFELRGEVSYTTDDGATVTVGLPQIVEAVRSGQNLVRLDDGSTGLLPEEWLADRGLLTALGKAQGDHLRFRASQAALLDTMLADKTTLETDEHFDNFRASLAQGASVEPIDPDETFHGKLRTYQRVGLGWLHFLRQLSLGGILADDMGLGKTIQVLAMLQARVRHGSDEPSLNPDQPQGSPVTNPTLIVAPRSVVFNWIDEAERFTPELRVLAYTGPDRAADLKKLGSYDLVVTSYGLMRRDVEQLQEITFDYAILDEAQAIKNPMSQVARASRLIEARHRLALTGTPIENHLGDLWSIFEYLNPGMLGVSSRFSELVKASNARVTNGTAPANGGVTAAEAVNDDDDVEDDVMPAIQQLARALRPMILRRTKDQVLKDLPPKTEQTILCDMDPDQRKVYDKLRDHYRGQLLTQLDAAGATTGNDLVMRHSSVMVLEALLRLRQAACHPALISSEYDQTSSAKLDALMEMMEDLIEEGHKVLIFSQFTSMLALVRKRFEAKSIPLCYLDGQTRNRKEEVERFQNSASIPAFLISLKAGGVGLNLTAAGYVFILDPWWNPAAEAQAIDRTHRIGQTKPVFAYRMICEGTVEQRIQQLQKRKKQLAEAVVDQQQTDEGLQQLSREDLEMLLS
- a CDS encoding pitrilysin family protein, giving the protein MSTRFEQTRLDNGLEIVTESWPSAYTSAIGFFVRAGARDETPKQMGVSHFLEHMMFKGTASRSAEEVNRAFDEAGANYNAYTSHEQTVYYAHVLPERLDEVTDLFADMLRPALREEDFDMEKNVILEEIGMYDDRPDWRLQHELLERYFGHHPLGFRVLGTHDTVSKLTAEGMRKYFDHRYASNQIVVAAAGHVDHAHLVKRVGALTDHWKASDLNGRHPAEPAAAAGPVTVQDDKAARHYSAFVCPAPGMQDERRYVAKIFADLVGDGEGSRLFWALIDPGLADEADLSYDPHTDGGVYMAYVACPPGDAERVETILMETLKSVATDLDEDELTRAKNKLATSATLQGERPSGRMHAIGSQWLNLGTYSTPREELERLMAVTRQDVLSLIEAFPIEPRTWVRMSPSGKG
- a CDS encoding RNA-binding protein, whose product is MNIYVGNLPYDTTDQDLVEHFKPFGVVDRATLVFDRETGRPRGFAFVEMPNHDEGAKAIEALAGQPFNNRPLTINEARPRGEAPTNRHNDLRAEHPSASSMSDSDQPSGSRGYSNSVLSAHDEDEPQAQPRDEDAPSRGYRGISNDDE
- the mtnA gene encoding S-methyl-5-thioribose-1-phosphate isomerase, whose amino-acid sequence is MNKTIEWIGDADSGFLRLLDQTRLPGETVFLDCADVDAVWHAIKRLSVRGAPAIGISAAYGCVLGAREGKLAESIAYLRTSRPTAVNLFWALDRIESLGDADAHRVLNEARAIHAEDEAMCQRIGEHTLDILQKLTGQNQDRDLRLITHCNTGRLATGGIGTAVAGAYLAKQAGRNVVVFADETRPLLQGARLTAYELGEAGIDVRVGCDGAASEVMRCGMVDAAIVGADRIAANGDTANKVGTCGLAALARHHGIPFLVAAPVTTFDLKTASGAEIPIEQRAGEEVTEGMGRRTAPPGVAVFNPAFDITPAELITAIVTDRGVISPVNEVEVRQLIGD